From Treponema sp. OMZ 787:
ATAATAAAATCAACCGCCTTGTAAAACTTTAAGGTTTTATGAGGCGTTTTTTTGTTTATGCAGCTTCTTAATATGTCAAGATATAGAATAATCTCCTCTTTTTATGCTATAATCTTATCAAGGAGGCTTGATATGGACTTTGATTTTTCACGCAAGATACCGATCGGGGTACAGAGCTTTGAGGTAATGCGTAACGATAAATTTCTCTATGTCGATAAAACGCCTTTTTTGTTTAAACTCGCTCACTCCAACCGAGTCTACTTTTTAAGCCGCCCTCGGCGTTTCGGCAAAAGCCTTTTTTTGTCGACTCTCAAAGCCTACTTTTTAGGCCAAAAAGAATTATTTACCGGCTTATACATCGAAAAGGCCGAAGAAAAACGGGCCGAAATCGAAAAAACTGAAGCTTGGGTAGAATATCCTGTATTCTACTTGGATTTTAATATAGGCAAATACGATGAACCGCACTCCTTAAAAAGTCATTTAAACCTTGCCTTAACTCAATTTGAAGAAATTTATGGTTCGCACAAACAGGAAGAAGAACCTGCCCAACGCTTTGCAGGTGTAATAAAGCGTGCTTACGAAAAAACCGGCCGGCAAGTTGTCATCCTTGTGGATGAATACGATAAGCCTCTTTTACAAACTATGGGTGTAAACGAAGCATTAAACGAAGAATACCGAAACACCCTCAAGGCTTTTTATTCGGTAATAAAAACCTGCGACCAATACATCCGTTTTGCTTTTTTAACAGGCGTAACAAAGTTTAGTAAGGTAAGTATTTTTAGTGATTTAAATAACTTACAAGATATAAGTCTTATAACCGAGTACAGCGATATTTGCGGTATAAACGATTCAGAGTTAAAACTTAACTTCGAACCTGAAATAAAGGCTTTAGCAGATCGTAAAAAGAAAAACTTTGAAGAAATTTTGTGTGATTTAAAGAAAAAGTATGACGGGTATTTATTTGCAAAAGAAGGAGTGAACGTATATAATCCCTTTAGTGTTTTAAGTGCTTTTTCTGCAAAGGATTTAGGTAACTACTGGTTTGCAACCGGAACTCCAACCTTTTTGGTAAACTATTTAAAAGATGCTTATTACAATGTGCCCGATTTGGACGGAGGAGTGGAAATAAACGAAGCAGGAATCGACTTATACAGGGCTGATTCAAAAGATCCGCTGCCGATACTTTTTCAATCGGGATATTTAACGATAAAGGAATATTTAGAAGAAGCAAATATCTACCGCTTGGGCTTCCCTAATGATGAGGTGCGTTACGGCTTTTTAGAAAACCTTGTGCCTGCCTATTCTTCTCTCCGGCCTTATGAAACGGCTTCATCCGTGTGGGAATTTACAAAGGATATTCGGGCAGGGAATGTAGACGGGTTTATGGAGAGGATGCAGGCAATAATAGCGGGAGTACCCTACGATAATCTTCCGAAGGATAGGTTTAAGTTAAGGGAGCAAAACTACCAGACGGCTGTCTACTTAATCTTTAAACTTATGGGACAATTTGTTCAAACCGAGATACACTGTGCAAGGGGCAGGGCTGATTGTATAGTGCATACTAAAGATTCAATCTACATTTTTGAGTTTAAGCTGATGAGTGCAGGAAGCCCTGAAGATGCAATCGCACAAATAAAAGAAAAGGGCTATGCCGGTCAATTTAAGGCAGAGGGTAAAAAGATAATCTTGATAGGTTCCAGCTTTGATGAAGAAGAAAGAATTATCGGCGAATGGAAAACGGAAGAGTTTAAGCTGATTTAAAGTGACATAAAATCTTTAAGCCATTGAAAAACCAATGGGCTTTTGCTAAAATATATTCCGTTTATTTTGAATTTAGAAAGAGGTTAATATATGAAGATAGGAATTTTCGGTGCCGAAGAGCAGGAAGTTAAACTTTTAAAAAAGTATTTAGTAGGAGAAGTCCGAAAAATTGCCGGTCTTAGTTTTTTTACGGGAACTATACATGGAAAGAATGTTGTTCTTGTGCGCAGCGGGATAGGCAAGGTAAATGCTGCACTTTGCTGTCAAATTCTTATTTCGGAATTTAATGTTGATGCCGTAATAAACACAGGGGCTGCCGGCGGCTTGATAGAGGACTTAAATGTTTTTGATATTGTTGTATCATCCGAAGCTGTACAGCATGATGTGGATGCAACGGCCTTCGGCTATCCTCTTGGGCAGGTACCTATGACAAAGACTCCTTTTTGGCCTGCCGATAAAAAGCTTAAAAGTCTTGCAGTTAAAGCCTTTAAGTCAATGCAAAAAGAAGATGACGATGAGCACATAAAAAAATTAAAACTGATTGAGGGCCGCATTGCTTCGGGTGATGTATTTGTTTCCGATGAAAAAATTAGGGCAAGGATTATAAAGGAATTTAATCCTGCCTGTGTTGAAATGGAAGGTGCCGCTGCCGCTCAAGTTTGCAGAATAAATAAAATTCCATTTTTAATTTTGAGAAGCATTTCGGATACTGCGGGCAAGGATGAAACGGCTAAAATTTCTTATGATGTTTTTTCGGCACAAGCAGCAAAGGATTCATCTCTTTTGGTATTGCAAATGCTGAAAATGCTTTAAAATTATGACAATTATGGATAGCTTTTCTTTTACAACGGTTCAAGGAAAAACTGAAGTTTTTTACTGTGATGAACCATTTTTACCGTCCGTAGGTTCATCAGGCGGAATGTACATTACAGATTCCAATACGGCTCCTATCGCAAGAGAAGCAAAGAATTTCCGTTCCGACCTGCCGCTGGTTATTATTGAAGCCGGAGAAGAACATAAAAATTTTACCTCGCTTGTGCTTATTTTAAAAACAGCCCTCGATGCAGGATTAAGCCGGAATTCGGTTTTTATCGGAGTAGGCGGCGGTCTTGTTTGCGATTTAGCGGCTTTTGCTGCTTCGGTCTATATGAGGGGAGCCGGATGCAAACTTGTTCCGACCAGTCTTTTAGCTATGGCTGACGCTGCCATCGGCGGAAAAACTGCAATAAATTTTGACGGCTATAAAAACATGGTGGGAACTTTTTTTAAGGCTGACGAGGTCTACATAAGCCCGAAGGTCTTAAAGACTTTGAGCGAATCGGAGTATCTTTCAGGTCTGGCGGAGATATTTAAGATGGGCCTTTTGTATTCAAAAGATATTTATCAAGCCTTTAAAACTCAAAGAGAAAATATTTTGGAAAGAGATGAAAGACTTTGCTTAACTCTTATTAAAATTGCAGTTGAAGCAA
This genomic window contains:
- a CDS encoding ATP-binding protein, producing the protein MDFDFSRKIPIGVQSFEVMRNDKFLYVDKTPFLFKLAHSNRVYFLSRPRRFGKSLFLSTLKAYFLGQKELFTGLYIEKAEEKRAEIEKTEAWVEYPVFYLDFNIGKYDEPHSLKSHLNLALTQFEEIYGSHKQEEEPAQRFAGVIKRAYEKTGRQVVILVDEYDKPLLQTMGVNEALNEEYRNTLKAFYSVIKTCDQYIRFAFLTGVTKFSKVSIFSDLNNLQDISLITEYSDICGINDSELKLNFEPEIKALADRKKKNFEEILCDLKKKYDGYLFAKEGVNVYNPFSVLSAFSAKDLGNYWFATGTPTFLVNYLKDAYYNVPDLDGGVEINEAGIDLYRADSKDPLPILFQSGYLTIKEYLEEANIYRLGFPNDEVRYGFLENLVPAYSSLRPYETASSVWEFTKDIRAGNVDGFMERMQAIIAGVPYDNLPKDRFKLREQNYQTAVYLIFKLMGQFVQTEIHCARGRADCIVHTKDSIYIFEFKLMSAGSPEDAIAQIKEKGYAGQFKAEGKKIILIGSSFDEEERIIGEWKTEEFKLI
- a CDS encoding 5'-methylthioadenosine/adenosylhomocysteine nucleosidase, producing MKIGIFGAEEQEVKLLKKYLVGEVRKIAGLSFFTGTIHGKNVVLVRSGIGKVNAALCCQILISEFNVDAVINTGAAGGLIEDLNVFDIVVSSEAVQHDVDATAFGYPLGQVPMTKTPFWPADKKLKSLAVKAFKSMQKEDDDEHIKKLKLIEGRIASGDVFVSDEKIRARIIKEFNPACVEMEGAAAAQVCRINKIPFLILRSISDTAGKDETAKISYDVFSAQAAKDSSLLVLQMLKML
- a CDS encoding 3-dehydroquinate synthase family protein, whose protein sequence is MDSFSFTTVQGKTEVFYCDEPFLPSVGSSGGMYITDSNTAPIAREAKNFRSDLPLVIIEAGEEHKNFTSLVLILKTALDAGLSRNSVFIGVGGGLVCDLAAFAASVYMRGAGCKLVPTSLLAMADAAIGGKTAINFDGYKNMVGTFFKADEVYISPKVLKTLSESEYLSGLAEIFKMGLLYSKDIYQAFKTQRENILERDERLCLTLIKIAVEAKAQVVSRDFDEKNERAFLNLGHTFGHALESVLNFSIVSHGEAVAWGISKALLVGKKMGLTESSYADEVIDLIKAYGLPDKSVLPDPDEILLAMKKDKKNINGKIRLILQKNICETFTYEVSEENIREVL